A window of Cellulomonas fimi contains these coding sequences:
- a CDS encoding NADH-quinone oxidoreductase subunit G: MTITSSGPTTATPLVPAAPAPAAPEPTDTVTFEIDGIETTVPKGTLVIRAAEQVGIQIPRFCDHPLLAPAGACRQCLVEVWAPGRDGNLAKMPKPQASCTLEATPGMQVKTQHTSPEADKAQHGVMELLLVNHPLDCPVCDKGGECPLQNQAMSNGRATTRFVDVKRTFPKPIAISTQILLDRERCVLCQRCTRFSEEIAGDVWIDLQKRGAQQQIGTFDTDVLGFAGDTPVGAATQDTSGRPFASYFSGNTVQICPVGALTSAAYRFRSRPFDLVSTPGIAEHDSQGSAIRVDHRRGVVLRRLAGDDPVVNQEWITDKDRFAFTWQSAPDRITTPLVRNAAGELEPASWIEALDVAAAGLRAAQTPSDPRETAAGLAALPGGRLTLEDAYAWSKFARVALGTNDVDGRARPHSAEEEAFLGHHVAGRTLEVTFGDLVAAPAVLLVGLELEEEAGIAFLRVREQVVKKRTRVLSVAPLASRGLERLSGTLLAAAPGTEAEVLDGIHAGADDVLGDAAAALAAEGAVVLVGERLASSPGAYSAALRLAARTGARLAWVPRRVGERAAVETGLLPSLLPGGRPVADSGARVDIAAVWGVEHLPAEPGRSATEILAAARAGLLGGLVVGGVEPADLPDPAIAREALDRVPFLVSLEVRRSEVTDRADVVLPVAPPVEKPGTFVTWEGRPRPFTQALTSHFLPDHRVLDRLADALGVELGTGSLTAVHAELDQLGGWDGARVDAPSVPAAEPPAVAAGTAVLATWHQLLDDGRLQSGEPFLAGTAKRPVARVSAATAASVGVTDGGAIAVSTDAGTITLPVVVTDMPDLVVWLPTNAPGSAVRDTLHADAGDLVRIAAAPGEVTREETGTGQDAGRSAHEEVGA; encoded by the coding sequence ATGACCATCACGTCCTCCGGCCCGACGACGGCGACCCCGCTCGTCCCGGCCGCACCGGCGCCTGCCGCGCCCGAGCCGACGGACACGGTGACGTTCGAGATCGACGGGATCGAGACGACGGTGCCCAAGGGCACGCTCGTCATCCGCGCCGCCGAGCAGGTCGGCATCCAGATCCCGCGGTTCTGCGACCACCCGCTGCTCGCGCCGGCCGGCGCGTGCCGCCAGTGCCTCGTCGAGGTGTGGGCCCCGGGTCGCGACGGCAACCTCGCGAAGATGCCCAAGCCCCAGGCGTCGTGCACGCTCGAGGCCACGCCGGGCATGCAGGTCAAGACGCAGCACACGTCGCCCGAGGCCGACAAGGCGCAGCACGGCGTCATGGAGCTGCTGCTCGTCAACCACCCGCTCGACTGCCCGGTGTGCGACAAGGGCGGCGAGTGCCCGCTGCAGAACCAGGCGATGTCGAACGGCCGCGCGACGACGCGCTTCGTCGACGTCAAGCGCACGTTCCCGAAGCCCATCGCGATCTCGACGCAGATCCTGCTCGACCGTGAGCGCTGCGTCCTGTGCCAGCGCTGCACGCGGTTCTCGGAGGAGATCGCGGGCGACGTGTGGATCGACCTGCAGAAGCGCGGCGCGCAGCAGCAGATCGGCACGTTCGACACCGACGTCCTCGGGTTCGCGGGCGACACCCCGGTGGGCGCGGCGACGCAGGACACGTCGGGCCGCCCGTTCGCGTCCTACTTCTCCGGCAACACGGTGCAGATCTGCCCGGTCGGCGCCCTGACGAGCGCGGCGTACCGGTTCCGGTCGCGCCCGTTCGACCTGGTCTCGACGCCCGGGATCGCGGAGCACGACTCCCAGGGCTCGGCGATTCGCGTCGACCACCGCCGCGGCGTCGTGCTGCGGCGCCTCGCGGGCGACGACCCGGTGGTCAACCAGGAGTGGATCACCGACAAGGACCGCTTCGCGTTCACGTGGCAGTCCGCGCCGGACCGCATCACGACCCCGCTCGTCCGTAACGCGGCCGGTGAGCTCGAGCCCGCGTCGTGGATCGAGGCGCTCGACGTCGCGGCCGCGGGCCTGCGCGCGGCGCAGACGCCGTCCGACCCGCGGGAGACGGCGGCCGGGCTCGCCGCCCTCCCGGGTGGCCGCCTCACGCTCGAGGACGCGTACGCGTGGTCGAAGTTCGCGCGCGTCGCGCTCGGCACCAACGACGTCGACGGCCGCGCCCGCCCGCACTCCGCGGAGGAGGAGGCGTTCCTCGGCCACCACGTCGCGGGCCGCACGCTCGAGGTCACGTTCGGCGACCTCGTCGCGGCGCCCGCCGTGCTGCTCGTCGGGCTCGAGCTCGAGGAGGAGGCCGGCATCGCGTTCCTGCGGGTCCGCGAGCAGGTCGTCAAGAAGCGCACGCGCGTGCTGTCCGTCGCGCCGCTCGCAAGCCGCGGGCTCGAGCGGCTCTCCGGCACGCTGCTCGCGGCCGCCCCGGGCACCGAGGCGGAGGTGCTCGACGGGATCCACGCGGGCGCCGACGACGTGCTCGGCGACGCCGCGGCCGCGCTGGCTGCCGAGGGTGCCGTGGTGCTCGTGGGCGAGCGGCTCGCGTCGTCCCCGGGCGCGTACTCGGCCGCGCTGCGGCTCGCGGCCCGGACCGGCGCCCGCCTGGCGTGGGTGCCGCGTCGCGTCGGCGAGCGGGCCGCGGTCGAGACGGGCCTGCTGCCGAGCCTGCTGCCGGGCGGTCGCCCGGTCGCCGACTCGGGGGCGCGCGTCGACATCGCCGCCGTCTGGGGCGTCGAGCACCTGCCCGCCGAGCCCGGCCGGTCCGCGACCGAGATCCTCGCCGCGGCCCGCGCCGGCCTGCTCGGCGGGCTCGTCGTCGGCGGCGTCGAGCCGGCCGACCTGCCCGACCCGGCGATCGCCCGCGAGGCGCTCGACCGCGTGCCGTTCCTCGTGTCGCTCGAGGTGCGCCGCTCCGAGGTCACGGACCGCGCCGACGTGGTCCTGCCGGTCGCGCCGCCCGTCGAGAAGCCCGGCACGTTCGTCACCTGGGAGGGACGCCCGCGCCCCTTCACGCAGGCGCTCACGTCGCACTTCCTGCCCGACCACCGCGTCCTCGACCGGCTCGCCGACGCGCTCGGCGTCGAGCTCGGCACCGGGTCGCTCACGGCCGTGCACGCCGAGCTCGACCAGCTCGGCGGCTGGGACGGCGCCCGCGTCGACGCACCGTCCGTGCCCGCCGCGGAGCCGCCCGCCGTCGCCGCCGGGACCGCGGTCCTCGCGACGTGGCACCAGCTCCTCGACGACGGCCGCCTGCAGAGCGGCGAGCCGTTCCTCGCGGGCACGGCCAAGCGTCCGGTCGCGCGCGTCTCGGCGGCCACCGCCGCGTCGGTGGGCGTCACCGACGGGGGAGCGATCGCCGTGTCCACCGACGCCGGCACGATCACGCTGCCCGTCGTCGTCACCGACATGCCGGACCTCGTCGTCTGGCTCCCGACGAACGCGCCCGGCAGCGCCGTGCGCGACACGCTGCACGCCGACGCGGGCGACCTCGTCCGGATCGCCGCCGCGCCGGGTGAGGTCACCCGGGAGGAGACCGGCACCGGGCAGGATGCCGGTCGCAGTGCCCACGAGGAGGTCGGCGCATGA
- the nuoH gene encoding NADH-quinone oxidoreductase subunit NuoH, which translates to MTLQLAVDGTTAVAADFSNDNFWIWLLKAVAIVVFLLTSVLFAIWFERKVVARMQVRPGPNVHGPFGLLQSLADAMKLLFKEDVTVKAADKLVYIVAPMIAVFCSLLTFAVIPFGPSVSMFGIVTPLQLTDFPVAVLYILACASVGVYGIVLGGWSSGSTYPLLGAVRSTAQVISYELAMGLSLVSVFILAGSMSTSEIVSSQTQVWWFLPLLPAFVLYIVSMVGETNRLPFDLPEAEGELVSGYMTEYSSMKFAWFFLAEYINMLNVSAVATTLFLGGWRAPFIPADHFLQTGWWPILWFLAKLWALMFVFVWIRGSVLRFRYDQFMKLGWKVLIPAALVWVVCVAVVQGVRQFSGLDLRTLLFVLAGIVVLGLLVSFAIPERKKPAEPPKPSGPQPFDPYAGGYPVPPLPGQVLPPSPRKQRTAAQAGTTDVPQVTQEVHGG; encoded by the coding sequence ATGACCCTGCAGCTCGCGGTCGACGGCACCACCGCCGTCGCGGCCGACTTCAGCAACGACAACTTCTGGATCTGGCTGCTCAAGGCCGTCGCGATCGTCGTCTTCCTGCTGACGAGCGTGCTGTTCGCGATCTGGTTCGAGCGCAAGGTCGTCGCGCGCATGCAGGTGCGGCCCGGGCCGAACGTGCACGGCCCGTTCGGCCTGCTCCAGTCGCTCGCCGACGCGATGAAGCTCCTGTTCAAGGAGGACGTCACCGTCAAGGCGGCCGACAAGCTCGTCTACATCGTCGCGCCGATGATCGCGGTGTTCTGCTCGCTGCTGACGTTCGCGGTCATCCCGTTCGGGCCGTCGGTCAGCATGTTCGGGATCGTCACGCCGCTGCAGCTCACCGACTTCCCGGTCGCGGTGCTGTACATCCTCGCGTGCGCGTCCGTCGGCGTGTACGGCATCGTGCTCGGCGGCTGGTCGTCCGGCTCGACGTACCCGCTTCTCGGCGCGGTCCGCTCGACGGCCCAGGTCATCTCCTACGAGCTCGCGATGGGCCTGTCGCTCGTCAGCGTCTTCATCCTCGCGGGGTCGATGTCGACGTCGGAGATCGTGAGCTCGCAGACGCAGGTCTGGTGGTTCCTGCCGCTGCTGCCCGCCTTCGTCCTCTACATCGTGTCGATGGTCGGCGAGACGAACCGCCTGCCGTTCGACCTCCCCGAGGCCGAGGGGGAGCTCGTCTCCGGCTACATGACCGAGTACTCGTCGATGAAGTTCGCGTGGTTCTTCCTCGCGGAGTACATCAACATGCTCAACGTCTCGGCCGTCGCGACGACGCTGTTCCTCGGCGGCTGGCGCGCCCCGTTCATCCCGGCGGACCACTTCCTGCAGACCGGCTGGTGGCCGATCCTGTGGTTCCTCGCCAAGCTCTGGGCGCTCATGTTCGTGTTCGTCTGGATCCGCGGCTCGGTGCTGCGCTTCCGGTACGACCAGTTCATGAAGCTCGGGTGGAAGGTGCTCATCCCGGCCGCGCTCGTGTGGGTCGTGTGCGTCGCGGTCGTGCAGGGCGTCCGGCAGTTCTCGGGCCTCGACCTGCGGACGCTGCTGTTCGTCCTCGCGGGGATCGTCGTGCTCGGCCTGCTCGTGTCGTTCGCGATCCCCGAGCGCAAGAAGCCCGCCGAACCGCCGAAGCCGTCCGGCCCGCAGCCGTTCGACCCCTACGCGGGCGGCTACCCCGTCCCGCCGCTGCCCGGCCAGGTGCTGCCGCCGTCGCCGCGCAAGCAGCGCACGGCCGCGCAGGCGGGCACGACCGACGTCCCCCAGGTCACGCAGGAGGTGCACGGTGGCTGA
- the nuoI gene encoding NADH-quinone oxidoreductase subunit NuoI, whose translation MEPRTGLAEVLAPVGGFGVTLSNMFRPTVTEQYPSEKVPAKPRYHGRHQLNRYADGLEKCIGCELCAWACPADAIYVEGADNTPDAQFSPGERYGRVYQINYLRCIFCGLCIEACPTRALTMTNEYELAGPTRAGMIWEKQDLLAPLRQGMLSAPHPMVEGTSDTEYYQGKVTGPDDAQRAWVAEHRPDDPTLPGGAGVEAANVPGPTAAAQAALAAAATKQGSR comes from the coding sequence ATCGAGCCCCGCACGGGCCTCGCCGAGGTGCTGGCACCCGTCGGCGGGTTCGGCGTCACGCTGTCGAACATGTTCCGCCCGACGGTCACGGAGCAGTACCCGTCGGAGAAGGTCCCCGCCAAGCCGCGGTACCACGGCCGCCACCAGCTCAACCGGTACGCCGACGGTCTCGAGAAGTGCATCGGCTGCGAGCTGTGCGCGTGGGCGTGCCCCGCGGACGCCATCTACGTCGAGGGCGCCGACAACACCCCGGACGCGCAGTTCAGCCCGGGGGAGCGGTACGGCCGCGTCTACCAGATCAACTACCTGCGCTGCATCTTCTGCGGGCTGTGCATCGAGGCGTGCCCGACGCGCGCGCTCACGATGACCAACGAGTACGAGCTCGCCGGGCCGACGCGCGCCGGGATGATCTGGGAGAAGCAGGACCTGCTCGCGCCGCTGCGCCAGGGCATGCTCTCCGCACCGCACCCGATGGTCGAGGGCACGAGCGACACCGAGTACTACCAGGGCAAGGTCACCGGCCCGGACGACGCGCAGCGCGCGTGGGTCGCCGAGCACCGCCCCGACGACCCGACGCTGCCCGGCGGCGCGGGCGTCGAGGCCGCGAACGTGCCCGGACCGACCGCCGCGGCGCAGGCCGCGCTCGCCGCCGCCGCGACCAAGCAGGGCTCCCGATGA
- a CDS encoding NADH-quinone oxidoreductase subunit J, with product MSALLGHALSAAPLGTAALDGGEAGTGEAVLFWVLGPIMVLAALGLLFARKAVHAAMSVVVVMVSLAFLYVAQDAVFLGVVQVVVYTGAVMMLFLFVLMLVGVDASDSLVETIRGQRWIGVLAGVGLGIVLAGVVGRATYGPAQGLDAANEASNPVAIAHVVFGEYVLAFEVVGALLVTAALGALVYTHRARLVARVGQKERADARVAAGAHPVSLPAPGVYARHNAMDVPALGPDGRPIEESVPRVLRVRGQEADAAEFAARIERVQAGRLAGGRFASDDPATGDGPTPPPAADPDGARVGVPDLDAAVSDSGQDGPSTGPRGVVGQEDQA from the coding sequence ATGAGCGCGCTCCTCGGGCACGCGCTCAGCGCGGCACCGCTCGGCACGGCCGCGCTCGACGGCGGTGAGGCCGGCACCGGCGAGGCGGTCCTGTTCTGGGTGCTCGGTCCGATCATGGTGCTCGCCGCGCTCGGGCTGCTGTTCGCCCGGAAGGCCGTGCACGCGGCGATGTCGGTCGTCGTCGTGATGGTCTCGCTCGCGTTCCTGTACGTCGCGCAGGACGCGGTGTTCCTCGGTGTCGTGCAGGTCGTGGTCTACACGGGCGCCGTCATGATGCTGTTCCTGTTCGTGCTCATGCTCGTCGGCGTCGACGCGTCCGACTCGCTCGTCGAGACGATCCGCGGCCAGCGCTGGATCGGCGTGCTCGCCGGCGTCGGCCTGGGCATCGTGCTCGCGGGCGTCGTCGGCCGCGCCACGTACGGCCCGGCCCAGGGGCTCGACGCGGCGAACGAGGCGTCGAACCCGGTCGCGATCGCGCACGTCGTGTTCGGCGAGTACGTGCTCGCGTTCGAGGTCGTCGGTGCGTTGCTGGTCACGGCCGCGCTCGGCGCGCTCGTCTACACGCACCGTGCCCGGCTCGTCGCGCGCGTCGGCCAGAAGGAGCGCGCGGACGCGCGCGTCGCGGCCGGCGCCCACCCCGTGTCGCTGCCGGCGCCGGGCGTGTACGCGCGGCACAACGCCATGGACGTCCCCGCGCTCGGGCCCGACGGCCGGCCGATCGAGGAGTCCGTGCCCCGCGTGCTGCGCGTGCGCGGCCAGGAGGCCGACGCCGCGGAGTTCGCCGCGCGCATCGAGCGGGTGCAGGCGGGCCGACTGGCCGGCGGACGGTTCGCGTCGGACGACCCGGCGACCGGTGACGGCCCCACGCCGCCGCCCGCCGCGGACCCCGACGGCGCACGGGTCGGCGTGCCCGACCTGGACGCGGCCGTGAGCGACAGCGGCCAGGACGGACCGTCGACCGGACCCCGCGGGGTCGTCGGACAGGAGGACCAGGCGTGA
- the nuoK gene encoding NADH-quinone oxidoreductase subunit NuoK, translating to MSLTHYLVLATILFTIGATTVLLRRNAIIVFMGVELMLNATNLMLVTFSRIHGALTGQVLAFFVMVVAAAEVVVGLAIIVAIFRTRRSASVDDVNLLKS from the coding sequence GTGAGCCTCACCCACTACCTCGTCCTCGCCACGATCCTGTTCACGATCGGGGCGACGACGGTGCTGCTGCGGCGCAACGCGATCATCGTGTTCATGGGCGTCGAGCTCATGCTCAACGCGACGAACCTGATGCTCGTGACCTTCTCCCGGATCCACGGCGCGCTGACGGGCCAGGTCCTGGCGTTCTTCGTCATGGTCGTCGCCGCCGCGGAGGTCGTCGTCGGCCTCGCGATCATCGTCGCGATCTTCCGTACCCGGCGCTCGGCCTCGGTCGACGACGTGAACCTGCTCAAGAGCTGA
- the nuoL gene encoding NADH-quinone oxidoreductase subunit L, translated as MHTLTTLAAALPAESVGHTSETVTAGVFLVGPLLIGLPLLSAAVLLLLGRRADRWGHWLGVLASAGAFVAGAVAFLALLGRPADQRVVVVDLGRWLDAGAFHVDAGFRLDPLSLTFVLLVTFVGTLIHVYSVAYMEHDDARRRFFAYLNLFVAAMLLLVLADSYLLLFVGWEGVGLASYLLIGFWNHRTPYAVAAKKAFVANRVGDIGLIVAMGIMVAQFGALDFGTVVGGASELSEGTATAIGLMLLLAACGKSAQFPLQSWLGDAMAGPTPVSALIHAATMVTAGVYLIVRSGAIFDAAPTAQLVVVVVGAITLLFGAIVGCAKDDIKKALAASTMSQIGYMVLAAGLGPVGYAFAIFHLVTHGFFKAGMFLGAGSVMHAMDDQVDMRRFGGLARYMVITWLTFGAGWLAILGIPPFSGFFSKDKIIEAAFVPVDGQPWRAWVFGTVALLGAGITAFYMSRLFFMTFEGQRRWSEKADGSAQHPHEAPRLMTWPMIILAVGSVGLGGFLALGGRFVTWLEPVTGHVEHEEPVLPAWVLIALTLAVVVLGLVLAWRRYAVSQVPVVPPLGTALTRAARVDLYQDSVNDALLVEPGQHLTRSLVFADRAVVDGTVTGVGRATVGLGDLARRVQTGYVRSYAATTVIGLIVLVVAVLVTQS; from the coding sequence GTGCACACCCTGACCACCCTCGCCGCGGCGCTGCCGGCCGAGTCGGTCGGCCACACCAGCGAGACGGTGACCGCCGGCGTGTTCCTCGTCGGCCCGCTGCTCATCGGGCTGCCGCTGCTGTCCGCCGCGGTCCTGCTGCTGCTCGGCCGCCGGGCGGACCGCTGGGGCCACTGGCTCGGCGTCCTCGCCTCGGCGGGCGCGTTCGTCGCCGGCGCCGTCGCGTTCCTCGCGCTGCTGGGCCGCCCCGCGGACCAGCGTGTCGTCGTCGTCGACCTCGGCCGCTGGCTCGACGCGGGAGCGTTCCACGTCGACGCGGGCTTCCGGCTGGACCCGCTGTCGCTGACGTTCGTGCTCCTCGTGACGTTCGTCGGCACGCTCATCCACGTCTACTCCGTGGCCTACATGGAGCACGACGACGCGCGCCGCCGGTTCTTCGCGTACCTCAACCTGTTCGTCGCGGCGATGCTGCTGCTCGTCCTCGCCGACTCCTACCTGCTGCTGTTCGTCGGGTGGGAGGGCGTCGGTCTCGCGTCGTACCTGCTCATCGGCTTCTGGAACCACCGCACGCCGTACGCGGTCGCCGCCAAGAAGGCGTTCGTCGCGAACCGCGTCGGCGACATCGGCCTGATCGTCGCGATGGGGATCATGGTCGCCCAGTTCGGGGCGCTCGACTTCGGCACCGTCGTCGGTGGCGCGTCCGAGCTGTCCGAGGGCACCGCGACCGCGATCGGCCTCATGCTGCTGCTCGCCGCGTGCGGCAAGTCGGCGCAGTTCCCGCTGCAGTCCTGGCTCGGGGACGCGATGGCCGGCCCGACGCCGGTGTCGGCGCTCATCCACGCCGCCACGATGGTCACCGCGGGCGTGTACCTGATCGTCCGCAGCGGCGCGATCTTCGACGCGGCGCCCACGGCACAGCTCGTCGTCGTGGTGGTCGGCGCGATCACCTTGCTGTTCGGGGCGATCGTCGGCTGCGCGAAGGACGACATCAAGAAGGCCCTGGCGGCCTCGACGATGTCGCAGATCGGCTACATGGTGCTCGCCGCCGGCCTCGGCCCGGTCGGCTACGCGTTCGCGATCTTCCACCTCGTCACCCACGGCTTCTTCAAGGCCGGGATGTTCCTCGGTGCCGGGTCGGTCATGCACGCGATGGACGACCAGGTCGACATGCGGCGCTTCGGCGGCCTCGCGCGCTACATGGTCATCACGTGGCTGACCTTCGGGGCGGGCTGGCTCGCGATCCTCGGGATCCCGCCGTTCTCCGGGTTCTTCAGCAAGGACAAGATCATCGAGGCCGCGTTCGTCCCCGTCGACGGCCAGCCGTGGCGCGCCTGGGTGTTCGGCACCGTCGCGCTGCTGGGCGCGGGCATCACCGCGTTCTACATGTCCCGGCTGTTCTTCATGACGTTCGAGGGCCAGCGGCGCTGGTCGGAGAAGGCCGACGGGTCGGCGCAGCACCCGCACGAGGCGCCCCGCCTCATGACGTGGCCCATGATCATCCTGGCCGTCGGGTCGGTCGGGCTCGGCGGGTTCCTCGCGCTCGGCGGACGCTTCGTCACCTGGCTCGAGCCCGTCACGGGGCACGTCGAGCACGAGGAGCCGGTGCTCCCCGCGTGGGTCCTCATCGCGCTGACGCTCGCCGTCGTCGTGCTCGGCCTCGTGCTCGCGTGGCGCCGTTACGCGGTGTCGCAGGTCCCGGTCGTCCCGCCGCTCGGCACCGCGCTCACCCGTGCGGCCCGCGTCGACCTGTACCAGGACTCGGTCAACGACGCCCTGCTCGTCGAGCCCGGCCAGCACCTCACCCGGTCGCTCGTGTTCGCCGACCGTGCGGTCGTCGACGGCACCGTCACCGGCGTCGGCCGCGCGACGGTCGGCCTCGGCGACCTCGCCCGCCGGGTCCAGACCGGCTACGTCCGCTCCTACGCCGCGACGACCGTGATCGGCCTGATCGTGCTCGTCGTCGCCGTCCTGGTCACCCAGAGCTGA
- a CDS encoding NADH-quinone oxidoreductase subunit M → MSTSFPWLTALVVLPVLGAVALWALPAGWRGRTRTVALGFAIAELVLAVGALLAFDTADAAVHQLTETYSWIPALGVSYAVGVDGVGLVLVLMSVVLVPLVVLAAWREQGSLTAPTDRLRQYLALVLLLEAFIVLVFAARDVFLFYVVFEAMLIPVYFMIGMFGGEQRRYAAVKFLLYSLAGGLVMLVGVIALYLNGPRGADGFLTENLTGLSLDPTLEKWLFLAFFLAFAIKAPMFPVHTWLPDAAQQAPAGTSTLLVGVLDKVGTFGMLTLCLPLFPDASRWAAPVVIVLAVVSILYGALLAIGQKDLMRLVAYTSVSHFGFIVLGIFAFSSTSIAGSSFYMVNHGLSTGGLFLVVGFLAARRGSQQIADFGGLQKVVPVLAGTFLVIGLSALSLPGLSTFVSEFLVLVGTFTRHPAAAVVASLGVVLAAIYVLWTYQRVFTGPVREELAATPDLDGRERWVVGPLIALMLVFGFMPGPALDLVRPPADVTLQQVGVEPYVAPHGAQEGTDK, encoded by the coding sequence ATGTCGACCTCCTTCCCCTGGCTGACCGCGCTGGTCGTGCTGCCCGTCCTCGGAGCGGTCGCCCTCTGGGCGCTGCCCGCGGGCTGGCGCGGCCGGACCCGCACGGTGGCGCTCGGGTTCGCGATCGCCGAGCTCGTCCTCGCCGTCGGCGCGCTGCTCGCGTTCGACACCGCGGACGCCGCCGTCCACCAGCTCACCGAGACGTACTCCTGGATCCCCGCGCTCGGCGTCTCGTACGCCGTGGGGGTCGACGGCGTCGGGCTCGTCCTCGTGCTCATGTCGGTCGTGCTCGTGCCGCTCGTCGTCCTGGCGGCGTGGCGCGAGCAGGGCTCGCTGACGGCACCGACGGACCGGCTCCGGCAGTACCTCGCGCTCGTCCTGCTGCTCGAGGCGTTCATCGTCCTCGTGTTCGCCGCGCGCGACGTGTTCCTGTTCTACGTCGTCTTCGAGGCGATGCTCATCCCCGTCTACTTCATGATCGGGATGTTCGGCGGGGAGCAGCGCCGATACGCCGCCGTGAAGTTCCTGCTGTACTCGCTCGCGGGCGGGCTCGTCATGCTGGTCGGCGTCATCGCGCTGTACCTCAACGGGCCGCGCGGCGCGGACGGCTTCCTCACCGAGAACCTCACCGGGCTGTCGCTCGACCCGACGCTCGAGAAGTGGCTCTTCCTCGCCTTCTTCCTCGCGTTCGCGATCAAGGCGCCGATGTTCCCGGTGCACACCTGGCTGCCCGACGCGGCACAGCAGGCCCCCGCCGGGACGTCGACGCTGCTCGTCGGCGTGCTCGACAAGGTCGGCACGTTCGGGATGCTCACGCTCTGCCTGCCGCTGTTCCCCGACGCGTCCCGCTGGGCGGCGCCGGTGGTCATCGTGCTCGCGGTCGTGTCGATCCTCTACGGCGCGCTGCTCGCGATCGGGCAGAAGGACCTCATGCGCCTCGTCGCGTACACGTCGGTGTCGCACTTCGGCTTCATCGTCCTGGGCATCTTCGCGTTCTCGTCGACGTCGATCGCGGGCTCGTCGTTCTACATGGTCAACCACGGCCTCTCGACGGGCGGGCTCTTCCTGGTCGTCGGGTTCCTCGCCGCCCGTCGCGGCTCGCAGCAGATCGCCGACTTCGGCGGCCTGCAGAAGGTCGTCCCGGTGCTCGCGGGCACGTTCCTCGTCATCGGCCTGTCGGCGCTGTCGCTGCCCGGCCTGTCGACGTTCGTCAGCGAGTTCCTCGTCCTCGTGGGCACGTTCACCCGGCACCCCGCGGCGGCGGTCGTCGCCTCGCTCGGCGTGGTCCTCGCCGCGATCTACGTGCTGTGGACGTACCAGCGCGTGTTCACCGGCCCGGTGCGCGAGGAGCTCGCGGCCACCCCCGACCTCGACGGGCGCGAGCGGTGGGTCGTCGGCCCGCTCATCGCGCTCATGCTCGTCTTCGGCTTCATGCCCGGCCCGGCGCTCGACCTCGTCCGGCCGCCCGCCGACGTCACGCTCCAGCAGGTCGGCGTCGAGCCGTACGTCGCTCCCCACGGCGCCCAGGAAGGGACCGACAAGTGA